A window of Fusarium oxysporum Fo47 chromosome II, complete sequence genomic DNA:
GCTTATCAGGGCGTATACCAATCTTTTGAGAAAGGTTACGGCGGATGAGGCTGGCTCGAAGATGGCATTGAAGTCGCTCCCACCATGGAATGAAGATGACTTGTCTATTTCTCTGGGTCCTACGATTGATGCTTGGCCTAACGCCGACACGCTCTCGCACCGCATTGAAGAAATGATCCGCGAAAACCCGTCTGCGCCGGCACTTGACGATGAAACGAGTCAATTGTCCTATGAGCAAATGGGCCGTCGTATCGATGAGATCGCCTCTTCTTTGACCTCAGCTGGTTTGAGCGAGAATGACTTCATCGGTGTCTTCCAAGAAACTGGTGTCGATTGGATCTGTTCCATGCTCGCGATTCTCAAGCTGGGCATGACCTACGTGCCCTTGTATCCTCCCATCGGGATGCCTCGATTAGCAGCCAATGTGCAGGTTGCTCAACCCCAAGCAGTTCTCGTTGACAACTCTACAGCCGACAACTTTGATCAATTGGGAACTCAATCCGCCCAGATGATCCACGTTCCCGTCGCTGGATCTTCTACACCTGAAGTATCTATCCGAGCTCAACCTGACCAGAGGGCTATGATCCTCTGCACAAGCGGCTCAACAGGCATTCCGAAGGCCGTCATCCACACGAATCGAAGTCTCAAAGCGCTCGTTGAACCGCATGCCATTGTCCAAGAACAGGATAAACCTAGCTACGCTGCCCGAGTCCTTCAACAGAGCGCTTTCAGCTTTGATCTCTCAATTGATCAGACCATGCTTGCGCTCTGTAACGGCGGTTGTGTCTTCGTCGTTCCTAGCTCGAAGCGGGGCGACCCTCTTGGTACAGTCGATATGATCGCCCGACACAACATTACATATACGATGTGCACGCCGTCGGAGTATAGCATCTGGCATCGCTTTGCTCGAGACCCTCTTCTCAATTGCACAGTTTGGGAGAATGCTTCCTCGTCGGGTGGGCCTCTGTCAACTGGGCTTGTTCGCGCGTTTGCTGGTCTTGAACTTCCTCATCTCAGAGTCTTCAATCACTGTGGTCCGACTGAGACAACTGTTACCAACAGGATTGAACTTGACTTCAATGACTATGCTGAGGGCGAAAAAGCGCAGATGCGATACGTCACTGATGTTGGCTACCCTTGTGCCAATTACTCTACGTACATTGTCGACGAGAACATGAAGCTCGTTCCACGTGGTTATCCTGGTGAGATTGTGGTAGGCGGCGCTGGTGTAGCAGATGGCTATCTTGGACGTCCGGATCTTACCAAAGAGAAGTTCATGCCAGATCCGTGGACTTCGTCAAAGCAGTGGAAGATCATGTATCGTACTGGAGACCGGGGCAAACTTCGTGCTAACGGTATGGTCGATATCTTGGGTCGTATTGAGGGCGGTACCCAGGTCAAGCTGCGCGGCTATCGGATTGAGTTGGGCGACGTTGAGAGCGCTATCTTGAGCGCAGCTCATGGCGTTCTGTCAGATGCTGTTGTGACTCTACGATACCCTGAGGATCGACATGAGgaccatgatgatgacggcTTCCTTGTCGCCCATATCGTTGTCGCTGACAAGAGTCTTCGTCGTCCTGAAGTAGAGTCCTTCTTGCGCAAGATCATCTCCAAACTCCCTCTGCCTCATTACATGCTCCCAGCTTTGATGATGCCAATTGATCGCTTCCCATTGACAGCGCATCAGAAGCCTGATCGCAACGCGATCGCAGCCCTTCCTCTCCCCGCCTTCACTCCCGCTACGGCCAATGACgcagctgttgaagaaggcagTCTTGAGTCGGAGACACAGAAAAAGATCGCAAAGATGTGGAGGACTCTGGTCCCAGCGAGTGCCTCTGCTGCCATCACAGCAGACACCGACTTCTTCCACGTCGGCGGAAGCTCGCTGCTACTGATCAAACTTCAGGGCATGATCAGGAAGGAGTTCAACGTGCCGCTTAGGCTTTTGAACCTCATGGCTGCTAGTAAGCTTCGTGAGATGGCAGCACTGGTGAATGATGAGGTCAGTGGTGGTGATATCGATTGGGAGAGGGAGACCAAGATTCCCGATGAATGGTTGAGCTTACCGCAGGTCGCGTCGCAGAAGGCGGATGGTTCTCTACACGTTCTTGTCACTGGCGCGACTGGGTTCTTGGGGCGAAATTTGATGTTCCATCTTGCCGAGTCTCCTCAAGTGTCTGAGATACACTGTCTTATCCGCGACGCGTCAATCACGGATCCCAGCGACAAAGTAACTCTGTGGCGTGGAGATCTCAGCCAACCCAACCTCGGTCTATCCGACGCTGATTTCACGCGTCTCAGCAACAGTGTCGACGTGATCATCCACTGCGGTGCCAATCGTTCTTTCTGGGATGATTACCGTTCCCTTCGCGCCGTCAACGTTACCAGCGTCGCGGAACTCGTTCGTCTCGCGCTTCCCCACCGTCTTCCAGTTCACGTGTTGTCCAGTGGAGCTGTCAAACGGTATGGAGATGGACATCCACCTGTCGATGGCAGCAATGGATACGTCGCGTCAAAGTGGGCTGCTGAAGGATTGTTGCGTGATGCTGCGAAGCGAGCTGGATTGCCTGTGTTTATTCACCGCCCAGCACCAACATTGGGAGATGGGCAGACTGGTGATGAGGATACCATCACGTCAGATgagcttcttcgtctcgcgAAAGCCATTTCTCTGCGCCCCGATCCCACGGGTCTGAACGGTACAGGCCATTTCGCGCCAATTGATCAGATCTCCAATTGCATCGTCGACACGGTTCTCCAGCCTTCTGCTCAATCACAAGACGGAGTACAAATCATCGAGCACGCGGGCACAAAGACATTGAGCATGGGTGAATTTGCGAACCTCTGCGAGCAATTGCCAGAGTTGAAGGAGCTTCCCACTGCAAAGGTGCTCCAATGGTTTGGTCAAGCGAAGAAGCAGGGATTGAAGCAATTTTTGACGGCGCTGGAGGTGGAGTTTAGCGATGACAAGGGCGATACTGCTGTGATGAGCAGATGAAGGATGTTGTCGTTAGGAGCAATACGGCCGGGATACGAGGTAGGATAGAGGTGCCTGGAGTTTGTGGATATTTCTTGCATGTactttttctctctcttttctttttttttattgcAATACTGTTCTTTTCTCATCATGTGAGCATATTTTTCTTTCCGAGTATCCGGTGCAATGTTACTGTCATCACCAACCCTGCAGTCAACCCCACCAACTACCCTGCATCTTAATGCCTCTCTCACCCCGTCCATCCTCCAAAAATGCCCAATCGATCAAGCCATTACAATAAATACATGTTCATATTCACTCTATTGCACGATATTTCAACTACCAGTGATAAATCGCTTCATCTTGGAATGTCTCACCTCACTTAAACTTTCCCCATGATCCGACTCCCACGATAAACTTCTATCATCTCAACTGTCGGGCCGTTGATGTGGGGTAGCAAACTCCAACCGCAACACCATTCAAGACAAGATCTACACTCATAACTTGAACCTCGTCTTCCAttcgatgacgatgaatATCGGTCCGACAATACCTCGCCAAGTCGGTCCATTTCCCATGTCTTCCCCACAACCAGCAGATTAACCTATGGCTCTGACATCACCTCTTCTCCAGATTGGCGTGTTTCTTGCCTGGAGATGAACGCGGGGAAGAAAAACGCTAACCGCTGGATCGGTGCCGATGTCGTTGGAACGGTATGGGCTGATGAGGGAGTTTAAGTATATAAGCGTCATATAATCCTCGAAAAGTTGAATTGCTCAGCAAGATACAGTTCTgcatcttgatcatcatgagAGGTCTTTTGTTCTCGACTGTCGCTGGTCTCATCCGGCTCAGTGCCGCCCAGTCTTCCACTACTCTTTCCGTACCAACAGGAACACCTATTACAGGCGATTACAATGGCACATACCGTCCTCAAATTCACTTTTCGCCTCCCCAACATTTCATGAATGACCCCAATGGCATGTTCCGCGATGCTGATGGTCTTTGGCATTTGTACTATCAGTATAATCCCACTGATGTAGTCGCGGGTAACCAGCATTGGGGCCATGCAACTTCAAAGGACCTGTACCACTGGGTGAATCAGCCTATTGCGCTTTTCCCACCAGAGAAAGACACTTATGTCTTTTCTGGAAGcgctgttgttgatgtcaacAACACTTCCGGATTCTTCCCTGACCAGGACAATGGTGTCGTTGCGATTTACGTAAGTTGTCAACAGTAGTCGGTTAATATCACCGCTAACGATACACAGACTCTGTCATCGCCTACCGTTCAGGATCAGGCAATCGCCTATTCGCGAGATGGAGGCTACACTTTTACTCCATATGCCAACAACCCCGTCATCAACAGCACATCTACTCAGTTCCGCGATCCTAAAGTCATCCGCTACGATGACTCATGGATCATGGTCGTTGCCTACCCTCAAGACTTCAAGATCGGCATCTTTGAGTCTGACAACCTCAAGGACTGGACAGCTACCAGCAACTTCTCCCACCACGGCCTTCTCGGACTGCAGTACGAGTGCCCCAACATGATCCCCATGCCTTACGTGGATGAGGACGGTAAAAAGCAAGATGACATGTGGCTTATGGCCATTAGCATCAACCCTGGTGCGCCGTTGGGAGGCTCTATTACTGAGTATTTCCCTGGTACTTTCAACGGTACTCACTTTGAGGCTGTTGACGCTGCTGCACGAATTGCGGACTTTGGCAAAGACAATTACGCTGGACAGTGGTTTTATGGTCTTTCAGAAGACGAGCTGCCTGTTTCTATTGCTTGGGCATCCAATTGGCAGTACACCAGCGTTGTCCCTACTGGCGATGAAGGCTGGAGAAGT
This region includes:
- a CDS encoding glycosyl hydrolase, which encodes MRGLLFSTVAGLIRLSAAQSSTTLSVPTGTPITGDYNGTYRPQIHFSPPQHFMNDPNGMFRDADGLWHLYYQYNPTDVVAGNQHWGHATSKDLYHWVNQPIALFPPEKDTYVFSGSAVVDVNNTSGFFPDQDNGVVAIYTLSSPTVQDQAIAYSRDGGYTFTPYANNPVINSTSTQFRDPKVIRYDDSWIMVVAYPQDFKIGIFESDNLKDWTATSNFSHHGLLGLQYECPNMIPMPYVDEDGKKQDDMWLMAISINPGAPLGGSITEYFPGTFNGTHFEAVDAAARIADFGKDNYAGQWFYGLSEDELPVSIAWASNWQYTSVVPTGDEGWRSAMSLPRENYLTKAKRVGWKLVSKPYDLSPVLGRELASNSSFGNGTLIVDYSDVESNAIYWEVNVTGIPDGGIPSTSSMNWTFSNPITNEAIKSGYYLGGDPVFFLDRGGVKGFDNIFYTDKTSLGSLATENGTWSLSGVIDRSIYEAFLNDGVDSVTNTFFSTEPLTLMIFSATDLPEDVEVSVKVHALESAWKEMENDDGLVAGNKTSSSS